Proteins from one Dysgonomonas sp. HDW5A genomic window:
- a CDS encoding glycoside hydrolase family 2 protein yields MRLLAGLLLSFSLVVGGFARDVESFNEGWLFKKGPFPTDQILFQSGFDQRWQDVIIPHTWNAIDMQNDKNNFYAGEAFYKKTYRPDASMKDKRIFLNFEGVASVAELYVNGTFAGNHKGGYSAFTIEISKLLKFGEDNEILLKVDNSSRPDVVPINHTLFGVYGGMYRPVHLIITEKVNIAVTDYASPGIYISQKNVTNKSADVNVEIKIENKNREAKRVQLLTSIYDMDGKLKLKKETAINVLPQGRQFYNQNFTITNPHLWQGLEDPYLYKVVTQILSNGTVIDEVIQPLGLRHFELKAADGMYLNGKKVPMYGVCRHQDWWQSGSALTNEQHDADLAIIKEIGATTIRLAHYQQSEYFYSKCDSIGFMIWAEIPFVNRVSTKEADNAKQQITELIRQNYNHPSIYTWGLHNEVYTPINYTASLTTELHDLAKSEDPYRYTVSVNGYGDPGHGVNMNADIQGINRYFGWYEKKIQDMEPWIEGMEKEYPDYKIMLAEYGTEANIYHQQEVVGDVGDCCGFDKQYNETFATRFHEIQWGYIANHPYLLASYLWNTFDFATPASSQGGVEARNMKGLVTFDRKLKKDPFYWYKANWSKDPVLYLTQRRATERENKITPVTVYSNIGVPQLFVNGVEVKNYKKGTTHVHYIFENIELQEGVNEIEVKASYKGETYDDKIQWNYERNRNTRSDIRKPQENKNEHIGL; encoded by the coding sequence ATGAGATTATTAGCCGGTTTATTATTGAGCTTTTCGCTTGTTGTTGGAGGCTTTGCGAGAGATGTAGAGTCTTTTAATGAGGGTTGGTTGTTCAAGAAAGGACCTTTTCCAACCGATCAGATACTGTTTCAATCGGGCTTCGATCAGAGGTGGCAGGATGTAATCATTCCCCATACCTGGAATGCGATTGATATGCAGAATGACAAGAATAATTTTTATGCAGGAGAAGCTTTCTATAAAAAAACATACCGTCCCGATGCTTCGATGAAAGACAAACGCATCTTTCTCAATTTCGAAGGGGTTGCATCCGTAGCCGAATTGTATGTAAACGGTACATTTGCAGGCAATCATAAAGGAGGCTATTCGGCATTTACGATAGAGATATCTAAACTCTTGAAATTTGGAGAGGATAACGAAATATTACTAAAAGTTGATAACTCATCACGTCCCGATGTTGTGCCGATCAATCATACACTTTTTGGAGTGTATGGAGGAATGTATCGTCCCGTGCATCTGATCATTACAGAAAAAGTAAACATAGCGGTAACCGATTATGCTTCGCCCGGAATTTATATCAGTCAAAAGAATGTAACGAATAAGTCGGCAGATGTGAATGTCGAAATCAAAATAGAGAATAAAAACCGAGAAGCGAAACGTGTTCAGCTACTTACTTCTATTTATGATATGGATGGTAAGTTAAAGCTAAAGAAAGAAACTGCCATAAATGTACTGCCTCAGGGTAGGCAATTCTATAATCAGAATTTTACAATTACCAATCCCCATCTTTGGCAAGGTCTCGAAGACCCCTATTTATATAAAGTGGTAACACAGATTTTGTCGAACGGAACGGTTATAGATGAAGTAATTCAGCCTTTAGGTTTGAGGCATTTTGAACTCAAAGCCGCAGACGGAATGTATCTCAACGGGAAAAAAGTACCCATGTATGGCGTTTGCCGCCATCAGGACTGGTGGCAATCGGGTAGTGCATTGACCAACGAGCAGCACGATGCCGATTTGGCAATTATAAAAGAAATAGGAGCTACCACCATACGTCTGGCACACTATCAGCAATCGGAATATTTCTATTCGAAGTGCGACAGTATCGGGTTTATGATCTGGGCAGAGATTCCCTTCGTAAATAGGGTTTCTACTAAAGAAGCCGATAATGCCAAACAGCAAATAACTGAGCTTATCCGTCAGAATTACAATCATCCATCCATATATACTTGGGGATTGCACAACGAAGTATATACACCGATCAATTATACAGCTTCGTTAACAACTGAGCTTCACGATCTGGCAAAGTCCGAAGATCCTTACAGGTATACGGTATCGGTAAACGGATACGGCGATCCGGGGCATGGCGTGAATATGAATGCCGATATACAGGGTATCAATCGGTATTTCGGATGGTACGAAAAAAAGATTCAGGATATGGAGCCTTGGATAGAAGGAATGGAAAAAGAGTATCCCGATTATAAAATAATGTTGGCAGAATACGGAACGGAGGCTAATATCTATCATCAACAAGAAGTGGTGGGTGATGTGGGCGACTGCTGCGGATTCGATAAACAGTATAACGAAACTTTTGCCACCCGGTTCCACGAAATTCAATGGGGGTATATTGCTAATCATCCCTATTTGTTGGCTTCCTATCTATGGAATACGTTCGATTTTGCAACACCTGCATCTTCACAAGGAGGAGTTGAGGCACGTAACATGAAAGGTTTGGTAACCTTCGACCGTAAGTTAAAGAAAGACCCTTTCTATTGGTATAAGGCCAATTGGAGCAAAGATCCTGTTTTGTATTTAACTCAACGCAGGGCAACCGAACGGGAGAATAAAATAACACCCGTAACCGTCTATTCAAATATAGGAGTACCTCAGTTATTTGTTAATGGGGTGGAGGTTAAAAATTACAAGAAGGGAACAACCCATGTTCATTACATTTTTGAGAATATAGAATTGCAGGAAGGGGTAAATGAAATTGAGGTAAAAGCTTCATACAAAGGTGAAACGTATGACGATAAAATCCAATGGAACTATGAACGAAACCGAAATACAAGGTCAGATATACGTAAACCTCAGGAAAATAAAAATGAACATATAGGGTTGTAA
- a CDS encoding alpha-L-fucosidase, whose translation MKKILFLIILISNIAFTQGFAQTKRSSIPLQHGTHRLGKRTDAEMQKWRQYGLGQFIHWGVYAIAGGHWNGKYYPGAAEWIRSWKEMPDEDYDNLYKQFNPTAFDAKKWAKQAKYMGAKYMIITTKHHDGFCIWPSKYTDYTIKNTPYQKDLLKEIVDAYDAEGIDVYLYFSIIDWHQKGYRSALPATTEEKAGYEEFKQFTRNQLIELLTNYPTAKGLWFDGTWDKAWIEEAKFTDDLETEMRALRPGLIIGSRFRADENGKRHFDSNGDLMGDYEQGWERDLPNSIADVNGNDWDCVMTIPENQWGYHSDWRGYVKTSYDLIDMLVRSVSMDGNFVLNFGPDGKGNIRPEESKIAQEMGDWMKVNSEAIYGCSYTGLKKQGWGYFTQKDNKIYLTVFNRPINNMLHVEIPKGGIKPVKAYFLSGNKSVDIINAGRNKQNNSLYNIALPADYISGQPFVIVLEIEKSAEDKDIYQQALT comes from the coding sequence ATGAAAAAAATACTATTTTTGATTATTCTTATATCTAATATTGCATTTACACAAGGTTTTGCACAAACTAAAAGGTCGTCAATACCATTACAACATGGGACTCATCGATTAGGTAAGCGTACGGATGCCGAGATGCAAAAATGGAGACAATATGGCTTAGGTCAGTTTATCCATTGGGGTGTATATGCAATAGCCGGAGGTCATTGGAATGGAAAGTATTATCCCGGAGCGGCCGAATGGATACGTTCTTGGAAAGAGATGCCTGACGAAGATTACGATAATCTTTACAAACAATTTAACCCTACTGCATTCGATGCGAAAAAATGGGCTAAACAGGCAAAGTATATGGGAGCCAAATACATGATTATAACGACTAAACATCATGATGGATTTTGTATCTGGCCAAGTAAATATACCGACTATACAATAAAAAATACTCCCTATCAAAAAGACCTCTTGAAAGAGATTGTAGATGCTTACGATGCCGAAGGTATTGATGTATATCTCTATTTTTCGATTATCGACTGGCATCAGAAAGGATATAGAAGTGCCCTACCTGCAACTACGGAGGAGAAAGCCGGTTATGAGGAATTCAAGCAGTTTACCCGTAATCAGTTGATCGAGTTGCTCACCAATTATCCCACAGCCAAAGGGCTTTGGTTTGATGGAACTTGGGATAAGGCATGGATAGAGGAAGCTAAATTTACGGATGATCTGGAGACTGAGATGAGAGCATTGCGTCCCGGACTGATTATAGGAAGCCGTTTCAGAGCGGATGAAAACGGCAAGCGTCACTTCGATTCGAATGGCGATTTGATGGGCGATTATGAGCAGGGGTGGGAGCGTGATCTACCCAATTCCATTGCAGATGTTAATGGCAACGATTGGGATTGTGTGATGACTATACCCGAAAATCAATGGGGCTATCATTCCGATTGGAGAGGCTATGTGAAAACCTCGTATGACTTGATTGATATGCTGGTAAGGTCGGTTTCGATGGATGGCAATTTTGTACTGAATTTTGGACCTGACGGAAAAGGAAATATCCGTCCCGAAGAAAGCAAAATAGCTCAGGAGATGGGAGACTGGATGAAAGTAAACAGCGAAGCTATTTATGGATGTTCATACACCGGTCTTAAAAAGCAGGGATGGGGATATTTTACTCAAAAGGATAATAAAATATACTTGACTGTTTTTAATAGACCGATCAATAATATGCTTCATGTTGAAATACCTAAAGGCGGTATAAAGCCTGTAAAAGCCTATTTTCTGTCAGGAAATAAGTCGGTAGATATTATAAATGCAGGACGAAACAAGCAAAATAACAGCTTGTATAATATTGCTTTACCTGCTGATTATATATCGGGACAACCTTTTGTGATTGTATTGGAAATAGAGAAAAGTGCAGAAGATAAAGACATTTATCAACAGGCATTGACCTGA
- a CDS encoding glycoside hydrolase family 105 protein — MKINTTVWLVILYLFISLCLESKAQPSYVLTDRRALQATLDKVADWQINHFNYSKAGSAGHLHDAGIDAWTNATLYLGMAEWSAISDNGPKYYKWLNKIGDENNWQIPDNFKNMPKYSLYHADELCIGQFYLNMYSVFRKKKMMEATLKRADWIMANPPSEDMKNTSKQTWTWCDALFMAPPVYANLAKLTGDNRYLQFMDQQFKLTYDYLYDKEYKLFFRDDRFFDKTEVNGQKVFWGRGNGWVAAGLVNILKALPEDSPLRPFYENLFSELVDSLVNLQSDNGFWHASLLDPDQYPSPETSATALIAYALAYGINNDLLSNGKYTMALKKAWIALDSAIGSDGKLGWVQPIGADPKKVTEDMTAVYGVGALLMAGAEIYKMDVY; from the coding sequence ATGAAAATCAACACTACTGTCTGGCTTGTAATACTCTATTTGTTTATTAGTCTTTGCTTAGAGAGCAAGGCACAACCTAGTTACGTTCTGACAGACAGGCGGGCTTTACAAGCTACACTTGATAAAGTTGCAGACTGGCAAATCAACCACTTTAATTACTCAAAGGCAGGCAGTGCCGGACATTTGCATGACGCAGGAATAGATGCGTGGACAAATGCCACCCTTTATCTCGGAATGGCAGAATGGTCTGCCATTTCGGATAATGGGCCAAAATATTATAAGTGGTTAAATAAAATTGGTGACGAAAATAACTGGCAGATACCTGACAATTTTAAAAATATGCCTAAATACAGTCTGTATCATGCCGATGAACTGTGTATTGGTCAGTTCTACCTCAATATGTATTCTGTTTTCCGTAAAAAGAAAATGATGGAGGCCACCTTGAAACGTGCCGATTGGATAATGGCTAATCCTCCAAGTGAGGATATGAAAAATACAAGCAAGCAGACATGGACATGGTGCGATGCTCTGTTTATGGCTCCGCCCGTTTACGCTAATCTGGCCAAGTTAACAGGTGATAATCGCTATTTACAATTTATGGATCAGCAATTTAAACTCACCTATGATTATTTATACGATAAAGAATATAAACTGTTTTTCAGAGACGATCGCTTTTTTGATAAAACAGAGGTAAATGGTCAGAAAGTATTCTGGGGAAGAGGCAACGGATGGGTAGCAGCAGGATTGGTAAATATACTGAAAGCTTTACCCGAAGATTCACCGTTGAGACCTTTTTATGAAAACCTGTTTTCGGAATTAGTCGATAGTTTGGTGAATCTGCAATCCGACAATGGATTTTGGCATGCAAGCTTGCTTGATCCCGATCAGTATCCTTCGCCCGAAACCAGCGCTACGGCTCTCATAGCCTATGCTTTGGCGTATGGTATCAATAACGACTTGTTGAGTAACGGCAAGTATACAATGGCTTTGAAAAAAGCATGGATTGCTCTCGATTCGGCAATTGGCAGTGATGGAAAATTGGGATGGGTACAACCTATTGGAGCTGATCCAAAGAAAGTGACCGAAGACATGACCGCCGTATATGGGGTAGGGGCTTTACTGATGGCAGGAGCAGAAATATATAAAATGGATGTGTATTAG
- a CDS encoding fibrobacter succinogenes major paralogous domain-containing protein — protein MNHSLFKSLSCVLFLLGSTVLSAQVTIGSDKAAVSGALLQLKQFETDDAQSNGQSTATKGLGMPCVLLQALNGDLATSLGLTPGSLDKDTHVGLTVYNASDICASIIAGTYVWNGTFWQYLGGSLKRTNQASFDATTGILTDYEGNQYSTKVFGTKRWMTQNLRAIRKPDGACIDPIDGVRFNPAKNSTIMPVTQVRVLGIMPPGNVSYLENGVTKTMTNEDFVSVFGLFYTWNQAMLACPAGWHLASVQDWADLVTTLGSDNIGAKVRGNTGVSYRASDGSAGTTYIWGMNDPVVTISGFDILPAGWVREDGVNAVAFSSSAYFWTSAPAGGYRYLSFASPTLSYFGSGNLNFRFSVRCVQD, from the coding sequence ATGAATCATAGCCTATTTAAATCATTGTCTTGTGTCTTATTCCTCTTGGGTAGTACTGTTTTGTCAGCCCAAGTTACCATAGGATCAGATAAAGCTGCTGTTTCAGGAGCATTATTACAGTTGAAACAATTCGAAACTGATGATGCCCAGTCTAATGGACAAAGTACTGCTACTAAAGGGTTGGGTATGCCCTGTGTGTTACTTCAGGCACTTAATGGAGATTTGGCAACCTCTTTGGGACTAACACCGGGATCATTGGATAAAGATACCCATGTGGGACTAACCGTATATAATGCCAGCGATATTTGTGCCTCTATTATTGCAGGAACTTATGTTTGGAATGGTACTTTCTGGCAATATTTAGGGGGAAGTTTAAAAAGAACAAATCAAGCATCTTTTGATGCTACAACCGGAATTCTTACCGATTATGAAGGTAATCAGTATTCTACTAAAGTGTTTGGCACTAAGCGTTGGATGACTCAGAATTTACGAGCTATCCGCAAACCCGATGGAGCTTGTATCGATCCCATAGATGGTGTACGCTTTAACCCTGCAAAGAATAGTACGATAATGCCCGTCACTCAGGTTAGAGTATTGGGTATTATGCCTCCCGGCAATGTAAGCTATCTTGAGAATGGAGTGACAAAAACGATGACCAATGAAGATTTTGTATCTGTATTCGGACTATTTTATACATGGAATCAAGCTATGTTAGCTTGTCCTGCCGGATGGCATTTAGCATCAGTACAAGATTGGGCAGACTTGGTTACAACCTTGGGCTCAGATAATATAGGTGCCAAAGTACGTGGAAATACCGGTGTCTCTTACAGGGCAAGTGATGGTAGTGCAGGTACTACTTATATATGGGGGATGAATGATCCTGTTGTAACTATATCGGGTTTTGATATTCTCCCCGCAGGATGGGTGCGCGAAGATGGTGTCAATGCTGTTGCCTTTTCCAGTTCTGCGTATTTCTGGACTTCTGCCCCTGCCGGAGGATATCGATATTTGAGTTTTGCTTCTCCTACTTTATCTTATTTTGGCAGTGGTAATTTAAATTTCCGTTTTTCGGTGCGTTGTGTTCAGGATTAA
- a CDS encoding hybrid sensor histidine kinase/response regulator transcription factor — protein sequence MRKYILSLVFLLHTLFMICPFTIKGKNDYRFRTFSPEGGFYYDGVKSIKQDANGFIWILMDNDLYRFDGYQYKRYYNYFKTLDTSSRWLFNDMGSDSSGHLLVATSNGVYRYNNSSDSFIELLDSNTSGLRIDYQDNIWVRREGLLMKYDVRLKTWNTVEYEGEALSGINYCDGDKLTWFIASTKGEIFEYDYSKNDIKKVFSFPASSYIQTIRKAGNKLWVLISDQGLYRIDINTWKIEEHFDFFYQHDTGHILAKTFYLDKNGQIWIGTQRGLYILNPQTKQYTLHLHSKSEPFSLPDNSIWAISEDKQQNIWIGTYSGGLCYVNLEEKASFKTYTVGLGQLNHSLVSGFAEDTNYLWIATEGGGLNRMDKKSEQFSYYQNRPDGNSLAYDNIKSLAMDGNQNLWISMFRGGLDYYNQKTNRFTHFKKEKENENSLLFNDLRKIVLEPDSGLWIAYQLNKLVVSFYSFKDKTFTHYYFGESDNSYYIYDMCKDARNNLWIITHKNIYRMDIATRSVVEVPLKDSFYLNAQTISADNNNNIWIGTIGNGLVKYDIQTSRFTVFDDILKFNASSIYSLCADGDNNMWMGTDNGLFRYSPVDSIFFRFDKKDGVQGQVYYPLSSLRSKDGSLYFGGSNGFTRVNPHEISSNTFKPRAIISDFLVDNISVKPYSENSEDEVIERFNDEIVLDYTQVNFGFHFSSDNYLIPEKNRFRFRLKGYDDRWIEVDASSRSAFYSKVPPGEYTFEVMTANNDGLWNETPTVIKIKRLPAPWLSWQAYVIYCLLLAGLTYVVVRYYNQQKKLKLQIYLDQVDKNKKEEIHQSQLRFFTNISHDFRTPLSLILAALDKLRLEGLKEYYYHLLNNNAQRLLNLVNELMDFRTVENGKMKLHIQPIDLNSFIEKIAFDFQDYAKQRDISFAIITDNSLPPSVLVDKQVMEKIVMNLLHNAFKYTKDGGCVSIEIYASRKTFTSAYENGFTINNDSQFDNQYAIAVRDSGIGISKDSIENVFERFYKVKTVNFDSHLGTGIGLALVKSLVLLHKGSISIYSQREKGTDMVVSFSIDASVYKDEDFVKDESVDNATLTAPVYMDEEPAENIALSPTNDDILLRDKKRILIAEDNDDLRKLIAESLRPHYEVIEAGNGLLAYKLLDDMEVDLILSDIMMPEMDGITLCRKVKSDINISHIPFILLTAKTGLESKLEGADSGADTYFEKPVDFNLLRLTIQNILKRQQQLKDYYAKNYFVDSSELSTNQQDNKFLKKFIEILDQNIDQPEMDVNYIASQLSMSRSKLYSKIKSMTDKSIVEFILSYRLRKAARMIVEEDVSMRDVMEQIGIESQSYFTRAFKKEFGDTPTAFAAKHKKGKSDSSL from the coding sequence ATGAGAAAATATATATTATCTCTCGTATTTCTTTTACATACATTATTTATGATATGCCCTTTTACGATAAAGGGTAAGAACGATTATCGCTTCAGAACCTTTTCGCCTGAAGGGGGATTTTATTACGATGGTGTAAAATCGATTAAGCAAGATGCCAATGGCTTCATCTGGATACTGATGGATAACGATCTCTATCGTTTCGACGGCTATCAATACAAACGTTATTACAACTATTTCAAAACCCTTGATACTTCGAGCCGATGGCTTTTCAACGACATGGGTTCTGATTCTTCAGGACATTTGTTGGTTGCAACAAGTAATGGGGTATATAGGTATAATAATAGTTCCGATTCTTTTATCGAACTACTCGACTCTAATACTTCAGGTTTAAGAATAGATTATCAAGATAATATATGGGTACGCCGCGAAGGGTTGTTAATGAAATACGATGTCCGATTAAAAACATGGAATACCGTCGAGTATGAAGGTGAAGCCTTATCAGGAATTAATTACTGCGATGGTGATAAGTTGACATGGTTTATTGCTTCAACCAAAGGCGAAATTTTTGAATACGATTATTCTAAGAATGATATAAAGAAAGTATTTTCTTTTCCGGCTTCGTCTTACATCCAAACTATCCGAAAAGCAGGTAATAAATTATGGGTCTTGATTTCCGATCAGGGACTTTACCGCATCGATATAAATACATGGAAAATAGAAGAACATTTCGATTTTTTCTATCAGCATGACACCGGTCATATTTTAGCAAAAACCTTTTATCTGGACAAAAACGGGCAAATATGGATCGGAACACAGAGAGGTTTGTATATTCTCAACCCTCAGACCAAGCAATATACACTTCATCTTCATTCCAAATCAGAACCCTTTAGTTTGCCTGATAACTCAATTTGGGCAATTTCAGAAGACAAGCAGCAAAATATATGGATCGGAACTTATTCGGGTGGATTATGCTATGTGAATCTCGAAGAGAAAGCCAGTTTTAAGACTTACACTGTGGGATTAGGACAACTGAATCATAGTCTGGTGAGTGGTTTTGCCGAAGATACTAATTATCTGTGGATAGCCACCGAAGGTGGAGGACTGAACAGAATGGACAAGAAAAGCGAACAGTTTAGCTATTACCAAAACAGACCAGATGGCAATAGCCTTGCATACGACAATATAAAATCGTTGGCAATGGATGGGAATCAGAATCTTTGGATCTCGATGTTTCGGGGCGGATTGGATTATTATAACCAGAAAACCAATCGTTTTACACATTTCAAAAAAGAAAAAGAGAACGAAAATAGCCTTCTTTTTAATGACTTACGCAAGATTGTTCTCGAGCCCGATTCGGGTTTATGGATTGCCTATCAATTAAACAAACTGGTTGTCTCTTTCTATTCGTTTAAAGACAAAACGTTTACTCATTATTATTTCGGAGAATCCGACAATAGTTATTATATCTACGATATGTGTAAAGATGCCCGTAATAATTTATGGATTATTACGCACAAAAATATATATCGGATGGATATAGCCACTCGCTCGGTGGTTGAAGTCCCGTTAAAAGACTCTTTCTATCTGAATGCACAGACTATTTCGGCAGACAACAACAATAATATATGGATTGGTACGATTGGTAACGGATTGGTAAAATACGATATTCAAACATCTCGATTTACTGTTTTCGATGATATACTGAAATTTAATGCTTCGTCCATTTATAGCCTCTGTGCAGATGGGGACAACAATATGTGGATGGGTACGGACAACGGATTGTTCAGATACAGTCCCGTAGATAGTATATTCTTCAGATTCGATAAAAAAGATGGCGTACAAGGACAAGTATATTATCCCTTATCATCTTTACGGAGCAAGGACGGAAGCCTTTATTTCGGAGGCTCCAATGGTTTTACACGGGTTAATCCACACGAAATATCGTCCAATACATTTAAACCACGAGCTATTATATCCGATTTTCTGGTCGATAATATCTCAGTGAAGCCTTACAGTGAAAATTCGGAGGATGAGGTGATAGAAAGATTTAATGATGAAATTGTACTCGATTATACACAAGTCAATTTCGGCTTTCACTTTTCGTCCGATAACTATCTGATACCCGAGAAAAACCGTTTTCGTTTCCGACTCAAAGGATACGATGACCGATGGATAGAGGTCGATGCTTCGAGTCGGAGTGCCTTTTATTCGAAGGTTCCCCCCGGCGAATATACTTTCGAGGTGATGACGGCTAATAATGATGGTCTTTGGAACGAAACTCCCACTGTTATAAAGATCAAACGATTGCCTGCACCATGGCTGAGTTGGCAGGCCTATGTTATCTATTGCCTTTTATTGGCAGGGCTTACCTATGTGGTTGTACGCTATTACAATCAGCAGAAGAAACTCAAATTACAGATTTATCTTGATCAGGTCGATAAAAACAAAAAAGAAGAGATACACCAATCGCAACTTCGCTTTTTTACCAATATATCGCATGATTTCAGAACGCCTTTGTCGCTAATTCTTGCCGCATTGGATAAATTGAGGCTCGAAGGGCTCAAAGAATACTATTATCATCTGTTGAATAACAATGCACAACGGCTGCTCAATCTGGTAAACGAATTGATGGATTTCAGAACTGTGGAAAACGGTAAAATGAAACTGCATATTCAGCCAATCGACCTGAATAGCTTTATCGAAAAAATAGCATTCGATTTTCAGGACTATGCCAAGCAACGTGATATCAGTTTCGCTATAATAACGGATAACTCGTTGCCTCCATCGGTATTAGTAGATAAACAGGTAATGGAGAAGATAGTAATGAACTTGCTTCACAATGCCTTTAAATATACCAAAGACGGAGGATGTGTGAGTATTGAAATATATGCGTCCCGAAAAACATTCACTTCTGCATACGAAAACGGATTTACGATCAATAACGACAGTCAGTTTGATAATCAATATGCCATAGCTGTCCGTGATTCGGGTATAGGTATATCCAAAGATTCAATAGAAAATGTTTTCGAGCGGTTTTATAAAGTAAAGACCGTAAACTTCGATTCGCATCTCGGTACAGGGATCGGCTTGGCGTTGGTGAAAAGCCTCGTGTTGTTACATAAAGGATCGATCAGTATTTATAGCCAGCGCGAGAAAGGTACGGATATGGTAGTTAGCTTTTCGATTGATGCCTCTGTGTATAAAGACGAAGATTTTGTGAAGGATGAATCTGTGGACAACGCTACATTGACCGCTCCTGTATATATGGATGAAGAGCCTGCCGAAAATATTGCTCTTTCGCCAACAAACGACGATATATTGTTGCGCGATAAGAAACGTATTCTCATAGCCGAAGATAATGATGACTTACGAAAACTGATTGCCGAATCGCTACGACCTCATTATGAAGTAATAGAGGCGGGTAATGGATTACTAGCTTATAAGTTACTCGACGATATGGAAGTTGACCTTATTCTCAGCGATATAATGATGCCCGAAATGGATGGTATTACCTTATGTCGTAAGGTGAAAAGCGACATTAATATATCGCATATTCCGTTTATATTGCTGACCGCCAAAACCGGATTGGAAAGCAAATTGGAGGGAGCCGATTCGGGAGCTGATACCTATTTCGAAAAGCCTGTCGATTTTAATTTGCTCAGGCTTACAATACAAAACATACTCAAACGTCAACAACAGCTTAAAGACTATTATGCTAAAAACTATTTTGTAGATAGTTCGGAGCTTTCTACCAATCAGCAAGACAATAAGTTTTTGAAGAAATTCATAGAAATATTAGATCAGAATATCGATCAACCCGAAATGGATGTTAATTACATTGCTTCTCAGCTTTCGATGAGCCGAAGCAAGCTTTATAGTAAGATAAAGAGCATGACTGATAAATCGATAGTCGAATTTATATTGAGTTACCGTCTTCGCAAAGCCGCCCGTATGATTGTGGAAGAAGATGTCTCAATGCGTGATGTAATGGAACAAATCGGAATCGAAAGTCAGTCGTACTTTACACGAGCCTTTAAAAAAGAATTTGGCGATACGCCCACCGCTTTTGCAGCCAAACACAAAAAAGGCAAAAGCGATAGTAGTTTGTAG